The [Limnothrix rosea] IAM M-220 genome includes a region encoding these proteins:
- a CDS encoding Uma2 family endonuclease: MSEVTAGVLGMVLADSSRTIPFLENGDRLNQAEFERRYAASPDVKKAELIEGVVYVASPLRFTPHAEPHSNLVTWLGLYKANHPNLRIGIEPTVRLDNDNEPQPDIVMFRADSGRTSVSEDGYLVGSPELVVEISASTTSYDLHGKKDAFERNGVKEYLVWRTFDQEIDWFVLGDGRYQKLSPDTNGLLRSREFQGLVLDVPALLNGDTGKVVQALQNAL; this comes from the coding sequence GTGAGCGAAGTAACAGCAGGTGTTCTAGGTATGGTGCTAGCAGATTCATCTCGGACAATTCCGTTTCTCGAAAATGGCGATCGCCTCAATCAAGCTGAGTTTGAGCGGCGATATGCGGCTAGTCCAGATGTAAAAAAAGCGGAATTAATTGAAGGAGTCGTCTACGTGGCATCACCTCTCAGGTTCACCCCCCATGCAGAACCCCACAGTAATTTAGTGACTTGGCTGGGATTATACAAAGCCAATCACCCAAATTTGAGAATTGGTATTGAACCGACTGTACGACTCGATAATGACAATGAACCTCAGCCTGACATTGTGATGTTTCGGGCTGATAGTGGGCGGACTTCGGTTAGTGAGGATGGCTATCTTGTTGGCTCACCAGAGCTAGTTGTGGAAATTTCTGCAAGCACGACTTCCTATGATTTGCATGGCAAAAAGGATGCTTTTGAACGAAATGGCGTAAAGGAATATTTGGTGTGGCGAACATTTGACCAAGAGATTGACTGGTTTGTTTTAGGGGATGGTAGATATCAAAAATTATCGCCCGATACGAATGGTTTGTTACGCAGTCGAGAGTTTCAAGGATTAGTTTTAGATGTGCCAGCTTTATTAAATGGTGATACTGGCAAGGTTGTACAAGCTTTACAAAATGCTCTGTGA
- a CDS encoding type II toxin-antitoxin system RelE/ParE family toxin, protein MKLPIFITSQTEQDLENIYDWYEKRSKGLGSEFIRIIDSNLAQIQRYPEAYLVVLKNLRRKIIRRFPYALFYLITEKQVTVLACLHLKQAPQQQSRFQ, encoded by the coding sequence ATGAAGTTGCCAATCTTCATAACTTCTCAGACTGAGCAAGACCTAGAAAATATATACGATTGGTACGAAAAACGTAGCAAAGGATTGGGTTCAGAATTTATCCGCATAATTGATAGTAATTTGGCACAGATTCAACGCTATCCTGAAGCCTATCTTGTCGTTTTGAAAAATCTTCGCCGCAAAATAATTCGTCGCTTTCCCTACGCTCTTTTTTATCTAATCACAGAGAAGCAAGTTACTGTACTTGCTTGCCTTCACTTAAAACAAGCTCCTCAACAACAATCTCGCTTCCAATAA
- a CDS encoding addiction module protein, with protein MSVLSEQIKELSLAEKIQLVQDLWDDIATSTEELPLTPSQVEELDHRLIQHKDNPDDVSAWADVRQRILDK; from the coding sequence ATGAGCGTTCTTTCTGAACAAATTAAGGAATTGAGTCTTGCTGAGAAGATTCAACTCGTTCAAGATCTATGGGATGATATCGCGACATCAACAGAAGAATTACCCCTGACTCCCAGTCAAGTAGAAGAACTTGATCATCGACTCATTCAACACAAAGATAATCCAGATGATGTTTCTGCTTGGGCGGATGTGCGACAGCGGATTTTAGACAAATGA